The genomic DNA AACCTaatcagttgtctccctttaaaGTACAGTCTTGGTCTTAATGGATGAAAATCTATAAAACctaacagttgtctccctttgtagTGAGTCCGCTTGGTCTTACTGGATGTAAATCTATAAACCTAACAGTTGCCTCCCTTTAAAGTAAGTCTTGGTCTTACTGGTTGTAAATCTATAAACctaacagttgtctcccttaatAGGGTGTCTTGGTCTCACTGGATGTAAATCCATAAAGCCAACAATTGCCTCCATTTATAGTGAGTCCTGGTCTAACtataagtaaatgtataaacctaacagttgtctcccttaatACAGTGTCTTGGTCTCACTGGATGAAATTCTGTAAAGCCAGCAATTGCCTCCCTTTATAGTGAGTCTTGGTCTTACTGGATATAAGTCTACAAACCttacagttgtctccctttatatTGAGTTTTTTCATACTTGATGTAAAGTCTATAAAGCTAATAGTTGTTCTCCCTTTATAGTGAGTCTTGGTGTTACAGGATGTAAACCTAAACAGAttacagttgtctccctttatagTGAGTCTCGTTTTACTGGATGTAAGTCTATAAATTAAACATAACAGTTGTCTCCATTTATTGTGAGTCTTGGTCTCACTGGATGTAAGTCTATAAAGctaacagttgtctccctttaaaGTGAGTCTTGGTCTCACTGGATGTAAGTCTATAAAGctaacagttgtctccctttaaaGTGAGTCTTGGTCTTACTGGATGTAAATCTATAAAGCTaatagttgtctccctttaaaGTGTCTCCCTGGATGTAAATCTATAAAGCTAACAGTTGTCTTCCTTTATAGTGAGTCTTGGTCTAACTGGATGTAAATCTATAAAGCTAACAGTTGTCTCTCTTTGTAGTGAGTCTTGGTCTTACTGGATGTAAGTCTATATAGCttacagttgtctcccttgtagTGAGTCTTTGTCTAACTCTTACTGGATGTAAGTCTATATAGCttacagttgtctccctttatagTAAGTAGTGATTCTTTGTCTTTAATACTGGATGTTAATCTATAAACctaacagttgtctccctttatctCTAGTGATAATATAATTGTCTCTATTTCAGGTTTAAGTTGATGCTTGACAGTCAGCCTAAATGGCCTGCTCTGTATGAGAACTGGATTCTCTGGTCGGGATACGCCTCCATTTGGATCGGAGCAACTCTTGTATTCTCTAGTTTTTATAGCCTTGGCTTCTACGGAACATTCCTTGGTATGTTGAGTGCTAATCCTGAATAGGCTTACAGATTTGTAGGGATTAAGGACTTTCCAAAGCACCATGCAAGTgatctttttaaattttttgatgAAAGTCCTTATTAATGCCTTAACGCAATATAAGGCCAATGGAGCCTGTACTTTTTAATTAAGGTTAGTACACTAGACAGATACTGTACCATATTGAGTTATCTTCACTGGACGTTGGCAATCTACATAAATCAGAatagttacattatataatattaccTCAGATATTTACTTTAGAGAGCCGAATACAAAAACATCACATGCATAAGCATCatcaataaatatttagatgtagacttttttttcaatgtttcttGCATGTCTTCTGATCCAGGTGATTATTTTGGGATAAAGATGAACGAGAGAGTCACAGGTTTCCCCTTCAACGTGTTAGAAAATCCAATGTATGTGGGATCAACTCTAAATTTTCTAGGGGCAGCTCTGGTGTAAGTATAATCCTAGTCccctctttttctttttttatatttgatatatttggttgttggttttatttcataaatgtttAAACTGGACAATGCTGTTTTTTCTTGTACTTGATGAGTTTGAGGGCTCAtggttatatatttatatttccattgcACTTCCACTATGTAAGCTAATACCAAGCGCAGTTGACAGTCATATAGACTATGAACATCAATTGCTTATcatgacatcattatcattgtgccagcgatcacggaaaatGGCTGTTCACATAGCTGTTCCATATCTTTGAcaataacgaatgattaattctttatagatgcaaaatcccaTGGTATTTCAACATAGAATTGTTACTATatagcgcgcttcatggaatttgccctctgtccagttggcttTCATATTGgcaatgaatgccaactgaaagacgtttaatgcttaatatttacatttccgttttcactTTCCTATATAACCTAACTAACCGggcaatcgtttacacttgcgtaaacgcagaaGGGCTGCTGCACAAAAACACAAACGGAAACACTGACTTCTGCCCttatgtgaatgcgcatccggttaggccaAAATATATGCAATGACAAAGGTTCCatatcaacatcagtttgaatgcaatggaaagcattgtgttaatattaaaaaataaaaaaaaatgaaaacatatgaaataaatggattaaaaacGATAAGATTATTctggaactatattttatttactctcagaacttgacacattttcccgccaaattggagTCAGCTGTTTCGTGGTTCCATCAATTACTCAGCTGTTCCATCAATCGTATTACGTTGAAAAATGAAGGTTTATTTCACCGGAacactaaatataaatgaaatggtcagtcgaaatgtaaatataaggaatgtttttaattttttgttgtttactggtgtgtaaactgcattttttgtacagatatttcaacatgacgcgctgatgcgcgtcatttaaaatatctttacaaaaaatggattttacacaccagtaaacaacaaaaattaaaaatcattccttaaatagATTACTATGTAGGAACTAATACAACTAAAGCtgtcattgatataaatgttcAGTATTGATATATCGAAACGAGAATATCACAATGTAATCAGTATATATTGAAACAATGGTATTGTTGAGAAAAAGTTAAAATCTGGAATGGTCATTTTGTGGTCAAATTGTGTGAAAATGATCAGGAaccttacaatatatatactgtttggTATACTGTAAAAAATAGTACGAAATTTGTCAATACTTGAAAAATTTGTATTTAAGCATCATATTTACACaccatattttaattgaaattgtttttattcaCAGAAAAGCCAGCCAGACAGGTGTAGTGGTGACGGTGTTAGTAGCCATAGTTTACAAAGTTGCCTTAATGTATGAAGGGTAAGTAACAGGCTAAATTAATTCTCACAGTCGACCCGATAAGTGTTATCCCTCTTTTTGAAGCCTCAATATCACTTACCACAAATAAAATGCAGACTGAATATTTGATTTCTTGTGCGAATTGATTTATTTGTGCAGCTATGTCATGAAATTAAGTTCTATTAAGTACCCCttccttttttttaattttaagccTGGTCACTTATTGGGTCTAATACAGAAATGTAAATGATCATGTTAAAGTAATCTGAAGAAAATTCACATGGAAGTTTATCTTCACTAATAAAGATTGACTTTCAGTCTAATTTTGAATCAGTAACAGTCAGCCTTAGCGGGTCAAGACAACTACCTTTTCAAAGTACATAGGGGAGGGTGATTCATTCATTACAGTGTacttaaaatacagatccttataacctcTCCGTTAAATATAGGATCTGATaatatcccatagggggtcacgtccagataaACCTTTATACCAGGTGGTATTCATACCCAAtccattttctacaccttgctacatcaattgaaaacggaTATTTTGTCCCagtgtacatatacaattagctttgttgtgctcctTGGcaagatgactacgtaaaccaataattctgacagtttctctaactatttcgtcccctgaaattcactgtcaaaattttgcaagtagcaatttgattggctattttcaaaggtcacctggacatgacccctaatgggattttctcagatcctcttatctaacgtaaTGCTattaaggatctgtattttaatcagattggtgtACAAATTGAGTTAAATAGACAAAATACTTGATGAATTCTCAAGAAGATTGGGAGCCTATAAAACCACCAAAGATTTGCACTGGTCCACAGACTTGTTCTGAAATGGATATTGTCCAAATtacttgtaaaaaaaattattcttAGAAATCAAGTTTGTTGAGTAACTAATTAAATATTGCAAAGAATTCTttgttcaaagaaaaaaaaatgatgttaatatttgattttgttgaattaCAGGCCTTTCACAGcatatatctacagtcaaagaagAAAGAATACCATGATCACTCCTGTCTAGAACTCTTAATTATTAATTCCAATGTGACTTAAAAATCACTTAGTCCCATATTACATTCACTCAgtgttgtgatatatttattttttcaaataaaaattcatTAGAATTGTCCATTGTCtattgtctgtctgtccatcttAGGGTGATGAGGTGGTGTagtgattaaagatgctccactgctgacaaatggtatttttttcactatcaaaaacaggatcagacgacctttggtattttttcttcagttacaaaagttacttactttacaccattatcaccattggaaagtttgagcttctaattttacttcaagataaaaatatcagaaataattaattgcatcccgaaaaaatttccgtggcactatgttatatatagaattGAAGTTCTGATGCTCATGCACCAAAAACaaatatagttattttttattattttttgtgtttattagacatatatacacgatcaaacaccaattttggttcaaatgatgagtatcatttatggcctgtcggcggtggagcatctttaagtcgtTCGGCTCTCACCAAGCTGACCGGGGTTTGATACCCAGCATGGatgtgaaaaggttaggggtcatcTGCCTGATCATGTGGGTTTCTCTCCGGGTTACTCCGGTTTCCTCACACTTTAATACCCATCGAAtttgatttgcataagttgtattaATTCTTTCGCAGCATTCGGTGTAAAAAAAAAGGTACAAgttgatacttttttttttaattgttcatTGTCAATTTTTTTCGCTATGTttaaatttcttaaaatccaAGAAGCACTAAGACCCAGATGATATTGCATctgaagcatgctgggataaaagcTACCATTTCGCGGTCAAAAATGTTCTTGATTTTTCAAGAAAATTCAATTTTAGCAAATCAAAACGATTTGGCTTGaagtacacatgtatgtatgtatttcaaCTGATTCTTAATATTCCATGGATCAAAATTTGGCGACCAAGGCAATGGCCCAGGAAGTGGAAAAAATAGCCCACATGAACAGTGGCAGATCCAGATGTGCAGGAGGGGCACAATCTGAGAAAAAAATTCtcgatttgatttttttaacatttgatacTATTGATAATTATGCTAATAATTCTCAGCATAATGTCTTTATACTGCTTGtaaaaagtgacaaaaaatgtttgagagatatttattcatttttacaattttacatgaacactgtatatcatatttttgaaaaatataagataaaaaaattccTTCTATCAAAATGAAATCTCAATGGCATTGGCAGTATATAACTTAGTGAAGTAAAGTAGCCAAGGACACACTTAGTGCTTTATTAAACTATATTGACAAGAAACCTCTATcaacatacaaattaatatcCTGACGTCATGCATGTAAAAATcaattgttatttaaaaaacaacaattatcaCAACTTACAAGACTGGAATTGCGAAAGACTTTTAAACTACAtattaaattaatgatattCTAATTAATTATTTGAGTCCTCCAtcttataattaaaaaaaaaaacaacccagtTGTTCATATTAAAAAGTGGCCCAATCAAGGGAtataacggtcatctgactcttGGCAATAGtcgtataggaaattaatcTTCGAATTGGAATCAACCAGAAACACTTTGTAAAGAAAATGTCAGGATAATTTTTTGGacatgtttcaaaccaaatccCACTTGTGGTACTTaagaaaaaagttcaaaatttgtttttaagagTACGGCTGTGGCGGGCATCTTGAATTTCGTATCAACCCGAAAATTAACAACACTTGTTCGGGACTATGCCAGGATTATCTTGAATCGAagcagtagaacttgagaagaagttcaaattttgtttttcaagatggcggcaaTCATGGATATTATCGGATAGGCCCGAAAATCAAGCAAGTTACAggccaaaaattaaaaatcgcACAAGTagatcaaaatgtgttttgcaGATGGCGGCtgcggcggccatcttgtatatgcgatcgactcgaaaaataacacttGCTCGGAACAATTTCAGGAATATTTCAGGCATGTTTCAGCCAAACCGCTCTGGTAGAactgcaggtagggtgttagaattgtacctgctgatACAtcatcataaaaggcgactacatTTAGgaccttatcttttctcttctacAACCAGGggggatagaacccagagcAAACCTcacatcatcctcgatactccaggggttccgatcacatacgatctctacacccctggactttctcatcgtaaaactggaggcaactggaaagaacaggtaatttagtcctttgatgtacatcaaaagaaccgtaatAACGgcacactgtggttgactgtgtggctttgaagttgggcgtcgctctctctgtagtcttcaaaggaaatctttgcaggcctgtgattggtcagatatttttcttctgaactgccttcagttttactatgagatagtccaggggtgtagagatcgtatgtgatcggaacccctggagtatcgaggatgacctcACATGGACGAGCGTGATAAATTGCTTGGTGTCGTCGGCGGCATttgtcagtgatatagcactataaaaagggtaatagttccactatacaagatgacacaacacgaacataccgcagtctcccaaaacacacacctttCACTTGCTATACATCGTATACATAAGAGGCCGTCCTTGATAACATGGCCCTAGCtgttaaatcaaacaaacaaaaaccttTTGTTGAATGCTCGCCTCAGTGAGGTAGTCTCTagatctgggttctgtcccctggccgatcACACCAAAGTTCATTaaattggtagtttctgctcttgttTAGCGTTCAGCATTAAGGGAGACGGACGATTTtatcgcccgttgtcagtataacgttgatacgcaagtggcgcccccctgatgtgtctgcCGAAGaggactggaaggttgtcaatcaaatagttgttcCACcaaggtataggcaagatattatAAAAATTATCTCAGTTACTATGCAGCACATTAATTTCTGTTCAGAATTGTTTTTGTAAGTTTAGATTTTAAtctgaaaattctgtatcacatgtTTTGAAAGTGTTCCATTTTTGGAAGCGTTCCAATtcgggtagcgtcacgttagcactataaaaagggcaacagttccactatgcaaggagacaacacaaacataccgcagtctcacaaaacacgcatctcgcaaTATATTTGTACTTTACATACACACTAACACAACGCATGCATgcggaggccgtccttacataaccatggctgttaataggagtcaaataaataaacaataattcaAAATGCGAAAAGTTTTGCGCACTGCGACGACAACGGACAACGGTCACTTAAATACTAAACGAAACACTGATTAATACTACTGCAGTAAACATCTTAAATACTAACAATCTACTACCACAATATTAAACCAACACCATCATCCATTAGCACTACTGTAGTAAACATACGTTTATACCTTTATACATTAACAATCTACTAAAAATATTAAACCAACACCATCATCACATTAGCTactactgtagtaaaacatatGACTTAGCGttatacttttatacattaacaatctactaaaaatattgaaacaacACCATCATCACATCATACAGTTGCTTCATACCTTTTCAGTCAATAATCAAAACTCTTTTCCCGAGGTATTTGGATCAACCCGGTGAACTGTTTCCCAAGGTCAGAGGCAgagggaaacagtttataggATTGGTCTCAACACCAAGGGGAAAGAGTTTTTGACTGTTGACTAAAAAGacatgaaacaactgtatactaTTGAGGTAAATCAAAGACTTACAGCAATTTACAAATAGTGTACATTACCAACATACTACAAACCATAAGGTTGATGTGAAACTATTATCACATTTAATAactactattttcatattattaaaataaaaaaacttaataACATGATCACATCGCTTATTGTTACTACTCCAGAATGTCTTGAAATTGATGATATGATGTTAAGTGTACAGCACATTATGAAGTGTCTCTGATGACAGATTTACACTGCGGTATTTATTCCTCAAACAGAATATTTTGAACCTGCATCCTCCTTGGGTGTTTCCTGGCTCAAATTCTGTAACAATGTCTGTAACCCTTACATTCCCTGTCCTATAGATAAACATCAGAACACTAAATCTATTGTTCAAAGAAGTCGCAGACAACTAATGCTTCTCTCACAATCACAACTTGTCACCAGAAAGGATGGAGATTTTTCTGGCTTTTCTTTCCGAAATATTTTCCACTGTAGCATCTCAGCCTCCATTGTCCTTATAAAGAACACAGACCGTTACCAAAGAAGGCACTGATATCAATGTTCATCCACAAGATGACTGAGCTCTGGAATGCTGATAGGTTTTCTATAGTAATGTTTCTGGGGACTATGCTGGAACATTGGAACTGGCGACCAGTTTGACCAATTTGAACAAATTCCCGTTGATGTATTCCAAACTTATCATCTGGAAACTAAAACTTGTGGAACAATATATTGTTAGTAGCAGCTGGGATGGTACAGGCCTGTACAATACAGTGATATAGTTAATGAGCGGTCCAACTCACTTTTTGGTTTTCTGGTCATGTTGCCAGCTCAATCATAACATGGCGTCGCATTTTGTTCCGTTCTAGTCCAACCTGGTCAGTTAGATTTAATAGTTCGTGTGACAGATTATCTCCAGTTGTTCCCTCACTGACATTTAAAGGAAAGGAGGTCTCTCTTATTTCGTGTACACATTTGATTGTAACTGCTAGTTGTTCCTTGTTACTAATATATCTGACCTCATCTGCACACAGAGAATGTAATCCACCTGATGTCAGACAATCATTCACAACTTTCCTAAGTATACAATTTCCTATAATGGTGATGATTTTATTTGGGGTTTTGGAAATGTCAGTTGCATTTTTGGGCAATTTTCCAGCTTTTATGCTGTACTCACCGAATATAACTGGATATATAgaatcaagtttgttcaaatgatacaGCAGGTTAAACTCTTCCTTCGAAGAGCAATGGAAAACTTTAAACTTCATCTTAAACCATCAAAATCAGCGAAAACcgaatataaatgtatattacgGTCACCAGTGTGTGCACAGTGAGCGTGGTCAATCCTTTGATGAGATAGCGCCACGAAGTCTAACCTCTGTTTGTGCTACAGTactcaacatcatcatcaatacTCTAgagggttccgatcacttacgatatcgACACCCCTGGGCCCAGTCTCATGaaaattccttaaatttaaggacttcattaacttaaaaattctccataggaaagcattacagattttaaggaagacTCCCTAACTATTTTTCCTTAAgtttttgtaatgcttttctatggggaaatttaagttaaggaattccttaaaatttAAGGAATTTTCATGAGACTGGGGCCCTGGACTATCCTATAGTAAATCTTGAGCCAACAGAACAAAAAAACGGataatttagtcgtttgatgttCATTAAAAGAACCGTTTTACAGTGTGACATgatgttgggcgtcgctctctctgtagtcttcaaaggaaatatttgcaGGTCTGTCACATGAAACTCGAAATATTGATACTCGAAATAAGTGTTATCGGTCGGCTAACTTGAACAGGAAAATGAACCAAGTTGTATCATATCAGGAAAACCACAATCAGTTCCGATGAACGACAGCAAGTAGAAGACAGCCGAGTCCTCCCATAGCCACACTACTGGGTCTGTGAGTCGTTACACATTGATCAGTTTTACGTCGACTGGCTGACGTGATGGCATTTTACAACCGAAAGTTCCTGTTTTGAGTTTGTTAAAGATCTGTTGTTTATCGCTGTGTTGTAAGTTTGGTGTGGGTCATTAACATAACTGCAGCAGCGGCAACTCCCATGTCATCCTCGCTGTGTCTCTAGCTTCAGCTTGTCTCAGAATGCTAGAGGTTTGGTCATCCCAGATTTGAGCTTGTTGTGGTTATTGAATGTTCCACTGTATCCGTAGTTTGCCTCAACATCTGTAAGCTATTGTTAGTTTCGTCGTCAGCAACCGACGGTGTGTTGTAAACTCAATCTTCAAAGCACCGAACGTCCTGTCGTACCGCCAAATGTCATCAGGGCTGCTGTTGATCTGTCGTgaaaattaaacacaaaatcGGACAAAATGAAAGTCTACCGTTTTTTAACAACGATTATGTTTTTAAATCTTACAAGTATCCGAGAAGTTAATGAAGATGAAATACAATTGGGTAATTTTGATTCTGAATCGTAAGCATTTATTAAACCATA from Argopecten irradians isolate NY unplaced genomic scaffold, Ai_NY scaffold_0817, whole genome shotgun sequence includes the following:
- the LOC138313653 gene encoding phosphatidylethanolamine N-methyltransferase-like encodes the protein MLDSQPKWPALYENWILWSGYASIWIGATLVFSSFYSLGFYGTFLGDYFGIKMNERVTGFPFNVLENPMYVGSTLNFLGAALVKASQTGVVVTVLVAIVYKVALMYEGPFTAYIYSQRRKNTMITPV